In the genome of Geoalkalibacter sp., the window TTCCGGCGACCACCAATCCCAAGAGCAAGCGCGTCGAGTATCGCACCCCCGATCCTTCCTGCAACGGCTACCTCGCCTTTGCCGCGTTGCTCATGGCGGGCCTCGACGGCATCGAGAACAAGATCGATCCGGGCGATCCCCTCGACAAGGATATCTACGGTCTGAGCCCCGAGGAGCTCAAGGACATCCCGGGCGTCGCCGGCTCCCTGCATGAGGCCCTGGAGGCCCTGCGCAACGACCACGAGTTCCTGCTCAAGGGCGATGTGTTCACCGAGGACGTCATCGACATGTGGATCGACTACAAGATGAACGCCGAGGTCAACCCGGTGCGCATGCGCCCCGTGCCCCTGGAGTTCGCCCTGTATTACGACTGCTGATCTCTCGGCAGAGTCACCGCGCCACAAAAAAAGCCCCCCGGTTGCCGCCGGGGGGCTTTTTGCATGAAAACCAATAAAATGGGACGCGGATTTTCAGGATAAAAGCGGATTTAAGGGGCTTAATCCTGAAAATCCAGGCATTTTCAGCGTTTATCCGCGTCCACAAAGATCTATTGAATTAAATACAGAAGAACGGTCAATGTCGCTGCGCTCAGTAGCGTGGTGGTGAGAATGGTGCCGGCGACCAGGTCGGCGCGGCCGCCAAAGCGCAGGGAATAGAGCAGGGGCAGCACGGCCGAAGGCGTGCTGGTTTGCAGGATGACCACCGCGCGCGTCATGCCATCGATTCCCAGGAAAACACACAAAATCCAGGCCAGCACCGGCGCCACGCCCAGCCGCACCAGGGACGCCAGGGAGAAAAATCCCAGACGGCTCTGCCATTGGGTGCGCGCCAACTGCATGCCGAGCATGATGAGCATCAGGGGTATGGCCGCCTGGCCGAGCAGTTCGAGGGGGCGCAGAATGAATTCGGGGGGCTGCCAATCGAGCCATTTGAGCAAAAAGGCCAGAATCACCCCATGGAAGATAGGGATTTTGGCCATGTTGGCCAGGGCGCCGGGCAGAGAGCTTCTCGCCCCCTGGGAGATGACGATGGCCAGGGTGCCCAGGGGAATGTTGAACAGCACGAAGGTCAGCACCGAAACGTCCAGGGCCGCATCGCCGAAGGCGAAATAGGTCAGGGGCAAGCCGAAGTTGCCCATGTTCATCATCACCGTGGTGAGCAGCAGCGCGTTGCGGCTGTCGCCGTCAAAACGCAGCAAAGCGGCCAATCCCCGTGACAGCGCATAGAGAATTGCCGTATAAAGCACCATGAAGAAAAACAGGTTGCCCGCCAGGGTGAGGTCGAATTCGCGGCGGGTCAGGGCGCTGAATACCAGGGCCGGGGCAAGCAGGTAGAGAGAGGTGATGGTGAGGGTGCGAAAGTCAAGGCGACTGCATTTTTCCAGAACGAAGCCGGAAAAGACGATGAGAAAGACCGGCAGGACGACTTGAATGAACAGCATGGAAACCTCGCGGGAAATGAGCGCGAGCTTAGCACGCCGCGGGGCTGGGCGCAATGTCGCGATGTTTAAGGCGTTTGCGCCTGTTCTCACACGGAGAAAAGATCAAGGGTCGGTGAACGGGATGCCGCACTCAAGGAGAGAGTCCATGAGATTGTGCTGGTGCGTGAGTCTGTTGTTCCTCGCAACTTTGATATTGGTCGGGTGTAAGCGCCAAGAGGCGCCGCCTGTGGCCAGGGTTGTGGCAAGCGATGCCTACCGAGCCCATTTTGGCGATCCCCCCAGCGTTCCCGAGGGCATCTGCCATGCTTTGGTCGGTTATTATCCCTTGGTGGAAGATCCGAGCCGGTTGCGACCCGTGCCGCATTTCACCTTCGCCGCCCAGGGGCGCCCGCAACTGGTGCTGCGGCAGGTCATGCTGGGTCCCGAGGCTTTCGGATTGGAGGATGTTTTGATCAATCCATTTCCCGAGAAAGCCGTGCTGCGCGAGGTCACCGTGAGCGACGGGCTGGCGGTGGCGCATTTTTCTCCGGAGCTCATGCAGGTGCGCGCGGATCTGCAGCAGGCGATGCTCGCATCCATCGGCCATACGTTGCTGCAATTTGAAGAGATTGAGCGCGTCAGGGTCATGGTGGCCGGACAGGTGCCGCCGCTTTTCCCCGAAGGGGATATTTCCCTGGAGGGTACCGAGGTGGTCGACCCCGGCCCGCCGATCCTGCTTCAGGCCCTGCTGCATGAGGATGCGGATGCGCCTCCTGGCGAAATGGTGATTTTCTTCGACCGGCCGGTGCAGGTACGCCATTTTCAAATGGAATTTCCTGAGGGTGAGCCTGTCCGGGGCGAGTATTTCACCTCGGTGTTCGACATGGCCGTCGTGATCCATCCCGCCGACCCTTACCGCATCGGCATTGATGATAAGGTCTTTCTCGATTGGCATGTCGTCGACGACAAGGGTCGTGAGGCCCAGGGCCGAGATTATTGGCCCCTGGCGCTTCTTTCGCACGATTAAAGAGAGGGTTCGTCAAGGTCGCTTCCTGGCCCGCAAGCCTTCGACGCCTTGTGTTTGTATACATTTTCCGGGCCTTTATTCCCATTGACAGGTCCCGGTCATCCTGCTTAAATACCGGCTTTGAGCAGGCCTTTTCCCTGCCACGAAAGGGCCATTTTCTGTAAACCAGACCTGGAGGACATGATGAATCCCTTGGCCGCCGAACTCAATGAAATGCTTGCCCAGCACAACCCCCATGTTCTTGAATCCCTTTCAAATCTCGGGAAAAATCTGTTCTTTCCCAAGGGCATTCTGACCCAGTCGGCGGAAGCGAAGGAGAAAGCTCACAAATTCAACGCCACCATCGGGATCGCCACGGAAAAGGGCGGCCCCATGTATCTGCCCTGCATCCACGAGAAACTCTCCGGCTTCGATCCCAAGGATATCTATCCCTATGCGCCCCCGGCCGGCCGCCTGGATCTGCGCAACCTGTGGCGGGAAAAAATGCTGGCGGAAAACCCCAGCCTCCAGGGCAAGCATTTCAGCACCCCCATCGTCACCAACGCCCTGACCCATGGCCTCTCCATCGTCGCCGATCTGTTCATGGATCCGGGCGATCACGTGGTGCTGCCCGACATGCTGTGGGGCAACTACAATCTGACCTTTGCCACCCGTTGCGGCGCCATCGTCAAGAAGCACCCGACCTTCACCGTGGCCGGCGGCTACGACATCGAAGCTTTCAAGGTGCAACTGCGCAATACGGCCGAGGAAAAGGGCAAGGCCATCGTGCTGCTCAACTTCCCCAACAACCCCAGCGGCTACACGCCGACGGTGGCCGAGGGCGATGCCCTGGTCGCGGCGATTCTCGAAGTCGCCGAAAGCGGCTGCAACATCGTGGCGGTGACGGACGACGCCTATTTCGGCCTGTTCTTCGAGGATTCCCTCAAGGAATCCCTCTTCGGCAAGCTGGCCAACAAGCACCCCCGGGTGCTCGCGGTCAAACTCGACGGCGCCACCAAGGAAGAATACGTCTGGGGCTTCCGCACCGGTTTCATCACCTTCGCCGACGGACATGAATATGAAAATGCCCCGGTGATCACCGCTTTGGAGAAAAAGACCCTCGGCATCATCCGCGCCACCATCTCCAACTGCCCCCATCCGTCCCAGACCTTCGTGCTCGAGGCGCTCAAGTCGCCCAAGTTCCAGAAGCAGAAGGAGGAGAAGTACAAGGTGATGAAGGGCCGCGCACTCAAGGTCAAGAAGGTGCTCGACAGCGGCAAGTACGACAAGGCCTGGGATTACTACCCCTTCAATTCGGGCTATTTCATGTGCCTCAAGCTCAAGACCGTCGATGCCGAAAAGCTGCGCGTGCATCTGCTCGACAAATACGGCGTGGGCACCATTTCCATCAACAAAACCGATCTGCGCATCGCCTTTTCCTGCATCGAGGAAGGCGATATCCCGGAACTCTTCGACATCATCTACCAGGGCGTTCAGGATTTGGCCTGAGAACCCCGGCAGGCGTTCAATAAAGGCCCGCTTCGGCGGGCCTTTGTTTTTGAGGCGGCGTGGAAACGTTAAGACAATTTCTCGAAAAAACACCCATCGTTTTGAGATTTAAAGAGTTTCTCGGACCAAATCGCTTCTGCTATCTGGTCGGTGGTGCCGTGCGTGATGCCTGGCTCGGCCGCCCAGTCCACGATTTTGACTTCGCAACCCCCCAAGACCCCACATCCCTCGCCCAGGCCTGGGCACGTCACTGTCGCGGCCACTGGTTCTGGCTCGATGAAGCACGCCGCCAGAGCCGCGTCGTGCTGGGCCCCGGCAACCTTGAACCTACCTTTGATTTCGCACCCTTTCGCGCGGCCGATCTGGAAGGCGATCTTCGCGGGCGCGAT includes:
- a CDS encoding AEC family transporter — encoded protein: MLFIQVVLPVFLIVFSGFVLEKCSRLDFRTLTITSLYLLAPALVFSALTRREFDLTLAGNLFFFMVLYTAILYALSRGLAALLRFDGDSRNALLLTTVMMNMGNFGLPLTYFAFGDAALDVSVLTFVLFNIPLGTLAIVISQGARSSLPGALANMAKIPIFHGVILAFLLKWLDWQPPEFILRPLELLGQAAIPLMLIMLGMQLARTQWQSRLGFFSLASLVRLGVAPVLAWILCVFLGIDGMTRAVVILQTSTPSAVLPLLYSLRFGGRADLVAGTILTTTLLSAATLTVLLYLIQ
- a CDS encoding GerMN domain-containing protein; its protein translation is MARVVASDAYRAHFGDPPSVPEGICHALVGYYPLVEDPSRLRPVPHFTFAAQGRPQLVLRQVMLGPEAFGLEDVLINPFPEKAVLREVTVSDGLAVAHFSPELMQVRADLQQAMLASIGHTLLQFEEIERVRVMVAGQVPPLFPEGDISLEGTEVVDPGPPILLQALLHEDADAPPGEMVIFFDRPVQVRHFQMEFPEGEPVRGEYFTSVFDMAVVIHPADPYRIGIDDKVFLDWHVVDDKGREAQGRDYWPLALLSHD
- a CDS encoding aminotransferase class I/II-fold pyridoxal phosphate-dependent enzyme, with protein sequence MNPLAAELNEMLAQHNPHVLESLSNLGKNLFFPKGILTQSAEAKEKAHKFNATIGIATEKGGPMYLPCIHEKLSGFDPKDIYPYAPPAGRLDLRNLWREKMLAENPSLQGKHFSTPIVTNALTHGLSIVADLFMDPGDHVVLPDMLWGNYNLTFATRCGAIVKKHPTFTVAGGYDIEAFKVQLRNTAEEKGKAIVLLNFPNNPSGYTPTVAEGDALVAAILEVAESGCNIVAVTDDAYFGLFFEDSLKESLFGKLANKHPRVLAVKLDGATKEEYVWGFRTGFITFADGHEYENAPVITALEKKTLGIIRATISNCPHPSQTFVLEALKSPKFQKQKEEKYKVMKGRALKVKKVLDSGKYDKAWDYYPFNSGYFMCLKLKTVDAEKLRVHLLDKYGVGTISINKTDLRIAFSCIEEGDIPELFDIIYQGVQDLA